The following coding sequences are from one Streptomyces sp. V3I7 window:
- a CDS encoding UDP-glucose/GDP-mannose dehydrogenase family protein has protein sequence MSLKITVIGTGYLGATHAAAMAELGFEVLGLDVVPEKIAMLERGETPMYEPGLDELLRRHVTGIEGSTGRLRFTRDWAEVGAFGDVHFVCVNTPQRHGEYAADMSYVDAAFASLAPHLAGPALVVGKSTVPVGTAQRLAAYLAEHAPAGADAELAWNPEFLREGFAVDDTLHPDRIVVGVHSERAEKLLREVYATPVGEGTPFVVTDFPTAELVKTAANSFLSTKISFINAMAEVCEAAGGDVVKLAEAIGHDDRIGKKFLRAGIGFGGGCLPKDIRAFMARAGELGADQALTFLREIDSINMRQRGQMVELARQALGGGSFLGKRVAVLGATFKPDSDDVRDSPALNVAGQIHLQGGQVTVYDPKGMDNARRLFPTLGYAPSALDAVRGADVVLHLTEWREFRELDPAALGEAAAGRVLLDGRNTLDPELWRRAGWTYRAMGRPTA, from the coding sequence ATGAGCCTCAAGATCACCGTGATCGGCACCGGCTACCTGGGCGCCACCCACGCCGCGGCCATGGCCGAGCTCGGTTTCGAGGTGCTGGGGCTCGATGTCGTACCCGAGAAGATCGCGATGCTGGAGCGGGGCGAGACCCCGATGTACGAGCCGGGCCTCGACGAGCTGCTGCGCCGGCACGTCACCGGGATCGAGGGGTCCACGGGCCGGCTGCGCTTCACGCGGGACTGGGCCGAGGTCGGCGCGTTCGGCGACGTGCACTTCGTGTGCGTGAACACCCCGCAGCGGCACGGTGAGTACGCCGCTGACATGAGTTACGTCGACGCCGCGTTCGCGTCCCTCGCCCCGCACCTCGCCGGTCCGGCCCTGGTGGTCGGCAAGTCGACCGTGCCGGTCGGCACCGCCCAGCGTCTGGCCGCCTACCTCGCCGAGCACGCGCCCGCCGGGGCGGACGCCGAGCTGGCCTGGAACCCGGAGTTCCTGCGTGAGGGCTTCGCCGTCGACGACACCCTGCACCCCGACCGGATCGTGGTCGGCGTGCACAGCGAGCGCGCCGAGAAGCTGCTGCGCGAGGTGTACGCGACGCCGGTCGGCGAGGGCACGCCGTTCGTGGTCACCGACTTCCCGACGGCCGAGCTGGTGAAGACCGCGGCGAACTCCTTCCTCTCCACGAAGATCTCCTTCATCAACGCGATGGCGGAGGTGTGCGAGGCCGCGGGCGGCGACGTCGTCAAGCTGGCCGAGGCCATCGGCCACGACGACCGGATCGGGAAGAAGTTCCTGCGCGCCGGCATCGGCTTCGGCGGCGGCTGCCTGCCGAAGGACATCCGGGCGTTCATGGCCCGCGCCGGTGAGCTGGGCGCCGACCAGGCGCTGACGTTCCTGCGGGAGATCGACTCCATCAACATGCGCCAGCGCGGCCAGATGGTGGAGCTGGCCCGCCAGGCGCTGGGCGGCGGCTCGTTCCTCGGCAAGCGGGTCGCGGTGCTCGGCGCCACCTTCAAGCCCGACTCGGACGACGTCCGGGACTCGCCCGCGCTCAACGTGGCCGGGCAGATCCACCTCCAGGGCGGCCAGGTGACGGTGTACGACCCGAAGGGCATGGACAACGCCCGCCGCCTCTTCCCGACGCTGGGCTACGCCCCCTCCGCCCTCGACGCCGTGCGCGGCGCCGATGTTGTGCTGCACCTCACCGAGTGGCGGGAGTTCCGCGAGCTGGACCCGGCCGCGCTGGGCGAGGCGGCCGCGGGCCGCGTGCTTCTCGACGGGCGCAACACCCTCGACCCCGAGCTGTGGCGGCGGGCCGGCTGGACGTACCGTGCGATGGGCCGTCCGACCGCGTAA
- a CDS encoding dipeptidase, with amino-acid sequence MADLRDELPTATEVTAPPDDLDEDLPDDPFPTAGQSLVPDCPPDAGPLERAHALLTAHPVADGCSGLSRALPLLPRYDLELGDSNVDTDVPRLREGHVGALFWALHLPEGLPATRAVGATLEQLDLARTVVAQHPEGLRLARTAGQIIDARNCGRTAVVLGPAGAAALDDSLGILRILHSLGLRVLTLSGTSWAGEAGLTRFGEEVVHELNRLGMFADLSGAGDAVVRRTLALSRTPVLCTRSAARSLRPHPANLPDELLAELGAAQGLCLVPLTAAQTGPSVKDVADHLDHVRTVAGPQSVGLSGTYDTGAAHPQDLADPSRYPHLVAELIHRGWSDTEITLLTWGNVQRVLRSAHCTAQEARQRRQPSTARLAELDG; translated from the coding sequence ATGGCCGACCTCAGGGACGAGCTGCCCACCGCGACCGAGGTCACCGCCCCGCCCGACGACCTCGACGAGGATCTGCCCGACGACCCGTTCCCGACCGCCGGTCAGTCACTCGTCCCGGACTGCCCCCCGGACGCCGGACCGCTGGAGCGCGCCCACGCCCTGCTGACCGCCCACCCCGTCGCCGACGGGTGCAGCGGACTGTCCCGCGCCCTGCCGCTGCTGCCCCGCTACGACCTGGAGCTGGGCGACAGCAACGTCGACACGGACGTGCCCCGGCTGCGCGAGGGACACGTGGGCGCGCTGTTCTGGGCGCTGCACCTGCCCGAGGGGCTGCCCGCGACCCGGGCCGTGGGCGCCACCCTCGAACAGCTGGACCTGGCCCGCACCGTCGTCGCGCAGCACCCCGAGGGCCTGCGGCTCGCCCGGACCGCCGGCCAGATCATCGACGCCCGCAACTGCGGCCGTACCGCCGTCGTCCTCGGGCCGGCCGGGGCCGCCGCGCTCGACGACTCCCTCGGCATCCTGCGCATACTGCACTCGCTCGGCCTGCGCGTCCTCACCCTGTCGGGCACCTCCTGGGCGGGCGAGGCGGGACTGACCCGCTTCGGCGAGGAGGTCGTGCACGAGCTGAACCGGCTCGGCATGTTCGCGGACCTCTCCGGCGCCGGCGACGCCGTCGTACGCCGCACCCTCGCTCTCTCCCGGACGCCGGTGCTGTGCACCCGCTCCGCCGCCCGCAGCCTGCGCCCGCACCCCGCCAACCTCCCCGACGAACTGCTCGCCGAGCTGGGCGCCGCGCAGGGCCTGTGCCTGGTGCCGCTGACGGCGGCGCAGACCGGCCCGAGCGTGAAGGACGTCGCCGACCACCTCGACCACGTCCGCACCGTGGCCGGACCGCAGTCCGTGGGCCTGTCCGGCACCTACGACACCGGCGCCGCCCACCCCCAGGACCTCGCGGACCCCTCCCGCTACCCGCACCTCGTCGCCGAGCTGATCCACCGCGGCTGGTCCGACACCGAGATCACCCTGCTGACCTGGGGCAACGTCCAGCGGGTGCTGCGCAGCGCCCACTGCACGGCCCAGGAGGCCCGGCAACGCCGCCAGCCGTCCACGGCGAGGCTCGCCGAGCTGGACGGCTGA
- a CDS encoding dipeptidase, whose amino-acid sequence MTSPSSPSSQSSLDEARELLRSFPVVDGHNDLPWALREQVRYDLDARDIATDQRAHLHTDLARMREGGVGAQYWSVYVRSDLPGAVTATLEQIDCVRQLIDRHPDRLRAAFTAADMEAARAEGRLASLMGAEGGHSIDNSLATLRALYALGVRYMTLTHNDNVAWADSATDEPNVGGLSAFGREVVREMNRAGMLVDLSHVAATTMRDALDTTSAPVIFSHSSARAVCDHPRNVPDDVLERMAAGGGMAMVTFVPKFVLQAAGEWTVAAGENLRAHGFHPLDTTAEAMKLHHAFEEANPRPIATVSTVADHLDHMREVAGIDHLGIGGDYDGTAFTPEGLKDVSGYPNLIAELLDRGWSKTDLAKLTWQNAVRVLGAAEDVARDLQATHAPSNATIEELDGPAD is encoded by the coding sequence ATGACCTCACCGTCCTCACCGTCCTCACAGTCCTCGCTGGACGAAGCCCGGGAGCTGCTGCGCTCCTTCCCCGTCGTCGACGGGCACAACGACCTGCCGTGGGCGCTGCGCGAACAGGTCCGCTACGACCTCGACGCCCGCGACATCGCCACCGACCAGCGCGCCCACCTGCACACCGACCTGGCGCGGATGCGCGAGGGCGGCGTCGGCGCGCAGTACTGGTCGGTGTACGTCCGCTCCGACCTGCCGGGCGCGGTCACGGCGACGCTGGAACAGATCGACTGCGTACGGCAGTTGATCGACCGGCACCCGGACCGGCTGCGGGCCGCCTTCACGGCCGCCGACATGGAGGCCGCGCGCGCCGAGGGCCGGCTCGCCTCCCTCATGGGCGCCGAGGGCGGCCACTCCATCGACAACTCGCTGGCCACCCTGCGCGCCCTGTACGCGCTCGGCGTGCGCTACATGACCCTCACCCACAACGACAACGTGGCCTGGGCGGACTCGGCGACGGACGAGCCGAACGTCGGCGGCCTGTCGGCCTTCGGCCGCGAGGTGGTACGGGAGATGAACCGCGCGGGCATGCTCGTCGACCTCTCCCACGTGGCCGCGACAACCATGCGGGACGCGCTGGACACCACGTCCGCGCCGGTGATCTTCTCCCACTCCTCGGCGCGCGCCGTGTGCGACCACCCGCGCAACGTCCCGGACGACGTCCTGGAGCGGATGGCCGCGGGCGGCGGCATGGCGATGGTGACGTTCGTGCCGAAGTTCGTGCTCCAGGCGGCCGGCGAGTGGACCGTCGCCGCCGGTGAGAACCTGCGCGCGCACGGCTTCCACCCCCTCGACACCACCGCCGAGGCGATGAAGCTGCACCACGCCTTCGAGGAGGCGAACCCCCGCCCGATCGCCACGGTGTCCACGGTCGCCGACCACCTCGACCACATGCGCGAGGTCGCCGGCATCGACCACCTCGGCATCGGCGGGGACTACGACGGCACGGCGTTCACCCCCGAGGGCCTCAAGGACGTCTCCGGCTACCCCAACCTCATCGCCGAACTCCTGGACCGCGGCTGGTCGAAGACCGACCTGGCCAAGCTGACCTGGCAGAACGCGGTACGGGTGCTGGGCGCGGCCGAGGACGTGGCCCGGGACCTCCAGGCCACGCACGCCCCCTCCAACGCCACGATCGAGGAGCTCGACGGCCCGGCCGACTGA
- the purE gene encoding 5-(carboxyamino)imidazole ribonucleotide mutase has product MSSSPVVGIVMGSDSDWPVMEAAAQALDEFEIPYEVDVVSAHRMPREMVAYGEEAAGRGLKVIIAGAGGAAHLPGMLASVTPLPVIGVPVPLKYLDGMDSLLSIVQMPAGVPVATVSVGGARNAGLLAARMLAAHDEELLARMREFQQELNDQATEKGKRLRAKVEGSSAFGFGK; this is encoded by the coding sequence ATGAGCTCCAGCCCCGTTGTCGGCATCGTCATGGGATCGGACTCCGACTGGCCCGTGATGGAGGCCGCCGCCCAGGCCCTCGACGAGTTCGAGATCCCCTACGAGGTCGACGTCGTCTCCGCGCACCGGATGCCGCGCGAGATGGTCGCGTACGGCGAGGAGGCCGCCGGCCGCGGGCTGAAGGTGATCATCGCGGGCGCGGGCGGCGCCGCCCACCTGCCCGGCATGCTCGCCTCGGTCACCCCGCTGCCGGTCATCGGCGTACCGGTCCCGCTGAAGTACCTCGACGGCATGGACAGCCTGCTGTCGATCGTGCAGATGCCGGCCGGCGTGCCCGTCGCCACCGTCTCCGTCGGCGGCGCCCGCAACGCCGGTCTCCTCGCGGCCCGCATGCTCGCCGCGCACGACGAGGAACTCCTCGCCCGTATGCGGGAGTTCCAGCAGGAGCTCAACGACCAGGCCACGGAGAAGGGCAAGCGCCTGCGCGCCAAGGTCGAGGGTTCGAGCGCCTTCGGGTTCGGAAAGTGA
- a CDS encoding 5-(carboxyamino)imidazole ribonucleotide synthase, whose amino-acid sequence MTFPVVGMVGGGQLARMTHEAGIPLGIRFKLLSDTPQDSAAQVVNEVVVGDYRDLDTLRAFAQGCDVITFDHEHVPTEHLRALEADGIPVRPGPDALVHAQDKGVMRARLDAIGVPCPRHRIVSDPEDVVRFAAEGEGFPVVLKTVRGGYDGKGVWVVESAEEAMDPFRAGVPVLAEEKVDYVRELAANVVRSPHGQAVAYPVVESRQVGGVCDTVIAPAPGLDPALALQAEEMALRIAQELEVVGHLAVELFQTRDGRILVNELAMRPHNSGHWTQDGAITSQFANHVRAVLDLPLGDPRPRAKWTVMANVLGGDFPDMYAAYLHCMARDPQLKIHMYGKDVKPGRKVGHVNTYGDDLDDVLERARHAAGYLRGTITE is encoded by the coding sequence GTGACATTCCCGGTAGTCGGCATGGTCGGCGGGGGCCAGCTCGCTCGTATGACACACGAGGCGGGCATCCCGTTGGGCATCAGGTTCAAGCTCCTCAGTGACACACCCCAGGACTCGGCGGCGCAGGTCGTGAACGAGGTCGTCGTCGGCGACTATCGCGACCTGGACACGCTGCGCGCGTTCGCGCAGGGCTGTGACGTGATCACCTTCGATCACGAGCACGTGCCCACCGAGCACCTGCGCGCCCTGGAGGCGGACGGCATCCCCGTCCGCCCCGGGCCCGACGCGCTGGTGCACGCCCAGGACAAGGGCGTGATGCGCGCGAGACTCGACGCGATCGGCGTGCCCTGCCCGCGGCACCGCATCGTGTCCGACCCTGAGGACGTGGTCCGCTTCGCGGCCGAGGGCGAGGGCTTCCCCGTCGTCCTCAAGACCGTCCGCGGCGGCTACGACGGCAAGGGCGTGTGGGTGGTGGAGTCCGCCGAGGAGGCCATGGACCCCTTCCGCGCCGGCGTCCCGGTCCTCGCAGAGGAGAAGGTCGACTACGTGCGCGAGCTCGCCGCCAACGTCGTCCGCTCGCCGCACGGCCAGGCGGTCGCCTACCCGGTCGTCGAGTCCCGCCAGGTGGGCGGCGTCTGCGACACGGTCATCGCGCCCGCCCCAGGCCTCGACCCGGCGCTCGCCCTCCAGGCCGAGGAGATGGCCCTGCGCATCGCCCAGGAGCTGGAGGTCGTCGGCCATCTCGCCGTCGAGCTGTTCCAGACCCGCGACGGCCGCATCCTCGTCAACGAGCTGGCCATGCGCCCGCACAACTCGGGCCACTGGACCCAGGACGGCGCGATCACCAGCCAGTTCGCCAACCACGTCCGGGCGGTCCTCGACCTGCCCCTCGGCGACCCGCGCCCGCGCGCGAAGTGGACCGTGATGGCCAACGTGCTGGGCGGCGACTTCCCGGACATGTACGCGGCGTACCTGCACTGCATGGCCCGCGACCCCCAGCTGAAGATCCACATGTACGGCAAGGACGTGAAGCCCGGCCGCAAGGTCGGTCACGTCAACACCTACGGCGACGACCTGGACGACGTTCTCGAGCGCGCACGTCACGCTGCCGGTTACCTGAGAGGCACGATCACCGAATGA
- a CDS encoding GtrA family protein, protein MERSSSGLRRLVDEVAKFGAVGGAGILVNLGVFNLVRHATDLQVVRAGVIATVVAITFNYVGFRYFTYRDRDKNGRTRELTLFLLFSAIGLVIENGVLFVATYGFGWDTPLQNNVFKFLGIGVATLFRFWSYRTWVFRALPVRESGDGTKAYVAAQSSKKQRPRQRVPQGRP, encoded by the coding sequence ATGGAACGTAGTTCCTCGGGGCTGCGAAGACTCGTAGACGAGGTCGCCAAGTTCGGGGCGGTCGGCGGAGCAGGGATCCTCGTCAATCTGGGCGTCTTCAACCTGGTCAGGCACGCGACCGATCTCCAGGTGGTCCGTGCCGGTGTGATCGCGACCGTCGTCGCGATCACCTTCAACTACGTCGGCTTCCGCTACTTCACGTACCGGGACCGTGACAAGAACGGCCGTACCCGGGAGCTCACGCTGTTCCTGCTGTTCAGCGCGATCGGCCTGGTGATCGAGAACGGCGTGCTGTTCGTGGCGACGTACGGGTTCGGCTGGGACACCCCGCTGCAGAACAACGTCTTCAAGTTCCTCGGCATCGGCGTCGCGACGCTGTTCCGCTTCTGGTCCTACCGGACCTGGGTGTTCCGGGCCCTGCCGGTCCGGGAGAGCGGCGACGGCACGAAGGCGTACGTCGCCGCCCAGTCGTCGAAGAAGCAGCGCCCCCGGCAGCGGGTGCCGCAGGGAAGGCCTTAG
- a CDS encoding ATP-binding protein, with product MRRRLIQSTLAVVLVVIAVFGVSLVLVETRTISKGAQERVDSEALRLASIVDSRIVGAEDVTPGMLRKQVAEEQYAVIRIPGRSPIEVGTKPQGEVIEASADGEEGERVTVQEPRSSVTREVGRTLLIIAAVALLAVVAAVLLAVRQANRLASPLTDLAETAERLGSGDPRPRHKRYGVPELDRVADVLDSSAERIARMLTAERRLAADASHQLRTPLTALSMRLEEITLTDDPDTVKEEANVALTQVERLTDVVERLLTNSRDPRTGSAVTFDLDEVILQQLAEWRPAYRSAGRAIVSSGKRHLRAVGTPGAVAQVLAALIENSLMHGRGTVALRTRVTGNQVVIEVTDEGPGVPADLGARIFERTISGRNSTGIGLAVARDLAEADGGRLELLQAQPPVFGLFLSRTPPTPKPDDDEPTVR from the coding sequence GTGCGTCGTCGTCTCATTCAGTCCACCCTGGCCGTCGTCCTGGTCGTGATCGCCGTCTTCGGCGTCTCACTGGTGCTCGTCGAGACCCGGACCATCAGCAAGGGCGCCCAGGAACGGGTGGACTCCGAGGCGCTGCGCCTGGCCAGCATCGTGGACAGCCGCATCGTCGGCGCGGAGGACGTGACCCCCGGGATGCTGCGCAAGCAGGTCGCCGAGGAGCAGTACGCCGTCATCCGCATCCCCGGCCGCTCGCCGATCGAGGTCGGCACCAAGCCGCAGGGCGAGGTCATCGAGGCGAGCGCCGACGGCGAGGAGGGCGAGCGGGTCACCGTCCAGGAGCCGCGCTCCTCGGTGACCCGCGAGGTCGGCCGCACGCTGCTGATCATCGCGGCGGTAGCGCTGCTCGCGGTGGTCGCGGCCGTGCTGCTCGCCGTACGCCAGGCGAACCGGCTCGCCTCCCCGCTGACCGACCTCGCGGAGACCGCCGAGCGCCTCGGCTCCGGCGACCCGCGCCCCCGGCACAAGCGGTACGGCGTCCCCGAGCTGGACCGGGTCGCCGACGTCCTGGACTCCTCGGCCGAGCGCATCGCCCGCATGCTCACCGCCGAGAGGCGCCTGGCCGCCGACGCCTCCCATCAGCTCCGTACACCCCTCACCGCGCTCTCGATGCGTCTGGAGGAGATCACCCTCACCGACGACCCGGACACGGTGAAGGAGGAGGCGAACGTCGCGCTGACCCAGGTCGAGCGCCTGACGGACGTGGTCGAGCGGCTGCTCACGAACTCCCGCGACCCGCGGACCGGCTCCGCCGTCACCTTCGACCTCGACGAGGTCATCCTCCAGCAGCTCGCCGAGTGGCGGCCGGCGTACCGTAGCGCGGGGCGCGCGATCGTGAGCTCGGGCAAGCGGCATCTGCGGGCCGTGGGTACGCCTGGGGCGGTGGCCCAGGTGCTGGCGGCGCTCATCGAGAACTCGCTGATGCACGGCCGGGGCACGGTGGCGCTGCGCACCCGTGTCACCGGGAACCAGGTGGTCATCGAGGTGACCGACGAGGGCCCGGGCGTCCCGGCCGACCTCGGCGCGCGGATCTTCGAGCGCACGATCAGCGGGCGGAACTCCACGGGGATCGGCCTCGCGGTGGCCCGCGATCTCGCCGAGGCCGACGGCGGCCGCCTGGAACTCCTCCAGGCCCAGCCGCCCGTCTTCGGCCTCTTCCTGTCCCGCACCCCGCCGACCCCGAAGCCGGACGACGACGAGCCGACGGTCCGCTAG
- a CDS encoding response regulator transcription factor, which produces MTRVLLAEDDASISEPLARALRREGYEVEVREDGPAALDAGMQGGVDLVVLDLGLPGMDGLEVARRLRAEGHAVPILILTARADEVDTVVGLDAGADDYVTKPFRLAELLARVRALLRRGATEPQQPPATHGVRIDVESHRAWMGDEELQLTAKEFDLLRVLVRDAGRVVTRDQLMREVWDTTWWSSTKTLDMHISWLRKKLGDDAANPRYIATVRGVGFRFEKS; this is translated from the coding sequence ATGACCCGTGTACTGCTCGCCGAGGACGACGCGTCCATCTCGGAGCCGCTGGCCCGCGCCCTGCGCCGGGAAGGTTACGAGGTCGAGGTGCGCGAGGACGGACCCGCGGCGCTCGACGCCGGAATGCAGGGCGGCGTCGACCTGGTGGTGCTGGACCTGGGGCTGCCCGGCATGGACGGCCTCGAGGTCGCCCGCCGGCTGCGCGCCGAGGGCCACGCCGTGCCCATCCTCATCCTGACCGCGCGCGCCGACGAGGTGGACACCGTCGTCGGCCTGGACGCGGGCGCCGACGACTACGTCACCAAGCCCTTCCGGCTCGCCGAACTGCTCGCCCGCGTCCGGGCCCTGCTGCGGCGCGGCGCCACGGAGCCGCAGCAGCCGCCGGCCACGCACGGGGTGCGCATCGACGTCGAGTCGCACCGCGCGTGGATGGGCGACGAGGAACTCCAGCTCACCGCCAAGGAGTTCGACCTGCTGCGGGTGCTGGTGCGGGACGCCGGCCGCGTGGTCACCCGGGATCAGTTGATGCGGGAGGTCTGGGACACGACGTGGTGGTCGTCCACCAAGACCCTCGACATGCACATCTCCTGGCTGCGGAAGAAGCTGGGCGACGACGCGGCGAACCCGCGGTACATCGCCACGGTGCGCGGTGTGGGCTTCCGGTTCGAGAAGAGCTAG
- a CDS encoding oligopeptide:H+ symporter — protein sequence MASSLTKDSVQPETPGADKAFFGHPRGLATLFLTEMWERFSYYGMRALLPLYLVAPAGLHLDAASATAIYSVYLSLVYLLALPGGWIADRILGPRKTVAVAGTIIMLGHLTLALPSAGTFYAGLGLVAIGSGLLKANISTMVGHLYNGPEDPRRDGGFTLFYIGINLGAFAAPLIIGTVGQSVNWHLGFALAALGMGLGLAQFLLGSRHLSDRSNVVPTPLSAEEKTSTLRKAGLWAGIAAVFYAIVGFSGVYTLNWVMVPIIIAGLVIPVVVLARIKRDKDLDGTEQSKMTAYIWFFIAAAVFWMIYDQGGSTLSIFADGSAKNTIAGWNFPVSWYQSVNPVMIMAFAPVFASLWLALNRKGKEPSTATKFALGLVLIGVSFFVFLAPLAIADGGHKAAALWMVAIYFVQTVGELLLSPVGLSVTTKMAPAKYASQMMGVWFLAVTAGDATTGLLSTAGVDLNTTGIVALEAALAVAAGVAVWLYRNKVKQLMGDVA from the coding sequence ATGGCGTCCAGCCTGACGAAGGACTCGGTTCAGCCGGAGACTCCCGGTGCCGACAAAGCCTTCTTCGGCCACCCTCGCGGACTGGCCACCCTCTTCTTGACCGAGATGTGGGAGCGTTTCTCCTACTACGGCATGCGGGCCCTGCTTCCGCTCTACCTGGTGGCCCCGGCCGGGCTGCACCTGGACGCGGCCTCGGCGACCGCGATCTACTCGGTGTACCTGTCCCTCGTGTATCTGCTCGCGCTGCCCGGCGGCTGGATCGCCGACCGCATCCTCGGCCCCCGCAAGACGGTCGCCGTCGCGGGCACGATCATCATGCTCGGCCATCTGACCCTGGCCCTGCCGAGCGCCGGCACCTTCTACGCGGGCCTCGGCCTGGTCGCCATCGGTTCCGGTCTGCTGAAGGCCAACATCTCCACCATGGTCGGCCACCTCTACAACGGTCCGGAAGACCCGCGCCGTGACGGTGGCTTCACGCTCTTCTACATCGGCATCAACCTGGGTGCCTTCGCCGCGCCGCTGATCATCGGCACCGTCGGTCAGAGCGTCAACTGGCACCTGGGCTTCGCCCTCGCCGCGCTCGGCATGGGTCTGGGTCTGGCCCAGTTCCTGCTCGGCTCGCGTCACCTGAGCGACCGGTCGAACGTCGTCCCGACCCCGCTGTCGGCAGAGGAGAAGACGTCCACGCTGCGCAAGGCCGGCCTGTGGGCGGGTATCGCTGCGGTCTTCTACGCGATCGTCGGCTTCTCCGGCGTCTACACGCTGAACTGGGTGATGGTCCCGATCATCATCGCCGGCCTGGTCATCCCGGTCGTCGTCCTCGCCCGCATCAAGCGCGACAAGGACCTCGACGGCACCGAGCAGTCGAAGATGACGGCGTACATCTGGTTCTTCATCGCCGCGGCCGTGTTCTGGATGATCTACGACCAGGGCGGTTCGACCCTGTCGATCTTCGCGGACGGTTCGGCCAAAAACACCATCGCGGGCTGGAACTTCCCGGTCTCCTGGTACCAGTCGGTCAACCCGGTCATGATCATGGCGTTCGCGCCGGTCTTCGCCTCGCTGTGGCTCGCCCTGAACCGCAAGGGCAAGGAGCCGAGCACGGCGACGAAGTTCGCCCTGGGCCTGGTCCTGATCGGTGTCTCCTTCTTCGTCTTCCTGGCCCCGCTCGCGATCGCCGACGGCGGTCACAAGGCGGCCGCGCTGTGGATGGTGGCCATCTACTTCGTCCAGACCGTCGGCGAGCTGCTGCTCTCCCCGGTCGGCCTGTCGGTCACCACGAAGATGGCGCCCGCGAAGTACGCCTCCCAGATGATGGGTGTCTGGTTCCTGGCCGTCACCGCCGGTGACGCCACGACCGGTCTGCTCAGCACCGCCGGCGTCGACCTCAACACGACGGGCATCGTGGCCCTGGAGGCCGCGCTCGCCGTCGCCGCCGGTGTCGCGGTGTGGCTGTACCGCAACAAGGTCAAGCAGCTGATGGGCGACGTCGCCTGA